A window from Nycticebus coucang isolate mNycCou1 chromosome X, mNycCou1.pri, whole genome shotgun sequence encodes these proteins:
- the LOC128577248 gene encoding prothymosin alpha-like yields the protein MCPTMSDTAVDTSSEITTKDLKEKKEVVDEAENGRDALANGNANEENGEQEADNEVDEEEEEGYGEEEDGDEDEEAEATTGKRAAEDDEDDDADTKKQKTEEDD from the coding sequence ATGTGCCCCACCATGTCAGACACAGCGGTGGACACCAGCTCTGAGATCACCACCAAGGACttaaaggagaagaaggaagttgTGGACGAGGCAGAGAATGGAAGAGACGCCCTTGCTAATGGGAATGCTAATGAGGAAAATGGGGAGCAGGAGGCTGACAATGAGGtcgatgaagaagaggaagaaggttatggtgaagaagaggatggagacgaagatgaggaagctgaggccaccACGGGCAAAAGGGCAgctgaagatgatgaggatgatgatgCTGATACCAAGAAGCAGAAGACTGAGGAGGATGACTag